Proteins from a genomic interval of Zingiber officinale cultivar Zhangliang chromosome 2A, Zo_v1.1, whole genome shotgun sequence:
- the LOC122043985 gene encoding uncharacterized protein LOC122043985: protein MESLHTCCWIICVGICSGKQQLVSAFDGVLIACEKWETPTKRKVEADVKATQTLQCGLTKEKLNRIGPFNSAKELWEKLIELHKGTSDTKDGISKTKESRKKYQIEHESEGESDSKEDDEITAKLVKLPQKLYKKKKGFRKCKIKKVA, encoded by the exons ATGGAGAGCCTTCATACTTGTtgttggataatttgtgttgggATTTGCTCAGGAAAGCAGCAACTGGTTTCTGCGTTTG ACGGAGTACTCATCGCTTGCGAAAAGTGGGAGACACCAACAAAGAGGAAGGTCGAGGCCGATGTGAAAGCCACTCAAACTCTCCAATGTGGCTTAACTAAAGAAAAGTTGAACCGGATCGGCCCCTTCAATagcgccaaggaattatgggaaaagctaattgAGCTGCacaagggcacctccgacactaag gatg GTATAAGCAAGACTAAGGAGTCTAGGAAGAAGTACCAAATCGAACATGAGTCTGAAGGCGAATCCGACTcgaaagaagatgatgaaattactGCCAAACTCGTGAAACTGCCACAAAAACTatataagaagaagaagggcttcagaAAATGCAAGATCAAGAAGGTAGCTTAG